In Topomyia yanbarensis strain Yona2022 chromosome 2, ASM3024719v1, whole genome shotgun sequence, one DNA window encodes the following:
- the LOC131680943 gene encoding uncharacterized protein LOC131680943 → MAEQTPIGDTTELEQEESNCVACQRPDSADNMVQCDQCDGWRHYTCAGVDASVMNRSWVCGDCTSMQEDAISLKSGSSRASAASALSVCMSQLVERQQLERKRAEIELQRRHLDEQQKLIDKVLEGEENGSHRSGVSARSGTIEAASPTSSKRLSTPLPPSAPLASSVRRSVPAPGTPRSVAPPMVTIPLAVLKPSASQLPQGTKSEDALLELRNRVEQCERRAKPTHEQLSALQAQLELCRNLLEGFQSSAEMCERVGQPEASSTVTEQLPKPAASQPRMEKQTGAIPKAGRTLATVPEDERIRSKNGSEAEAVGGIDPMNRRWPVREPVSHTSLAAVSQTIAATESNPSYMEPPGKRQALSNYSINANEYTSQYCPTTNMYEISREQSRNFAHPGNSKIPPEVPREQQQVFHARPGVTQILTLPKSQYKNKTDERMRDSPTHPVEFNKFPLPPRLSENVYQDQVIPPRAPGGPTQQQLAARQSLAKELPRFSGDPADWPIFISSYRYTTEACGFSDGENMLRLQRCLSGSALETVRSRLVLPVAVPQVIETLRMRFGRPELLINALLRKVRDIPAPRSDRLEGLIDFGMAVQALCDHIEAANERAHLSNPSLLQELVAKLPADQRMMWAGYKRSFQVVDLKTFGDYMTSVVQDASSVVTFEPESRRNNPRDRLKNKAFVNTHAMEGAVSSVRSINVPTGAAKQFDCAHCSKTGHRVRECIAFKALHVDDRWRRVRALGLCQNCLFSHGRRACRIRSSCDIEGCQFRHHPLLHSLRGPPKAPASNALVAENHTHRLLTSSTLFRIIPVILHGSDVSIDTFAFLDEGSDLTLMEHDLAVSLGLKGSPQPLCLRWTGNTSRMEKESQRITFEIAGEGQHKRHKIVNARTVQCLNLPSQSFQVEEAATKHAHLRGIPVSSYHNAKPKILIGIDNLRLALPLKVREGDGTGPIAARTRLGWCVYGPRESGDTEAYNFHVSRCDCDEELHDTVKQFFAIEEAGVRPSNIPMSKEEQRALTILETTTRRVENRFETGLLWKEDNVEFPNSYTMAVRRLECLERRMDRDPLLKENLHRQMCEYEAKGYAHRATKAEIDAADPRRVWYLPVGAVINPKKPGKVRVIWDAAAKVDGVSLNSALLKGPDQLSSLPAVLFRFRQYGVAVSSDIQEMFHQIRIREADKNSQRFLWRACPSEKPTIYLMDVATFGSTCSPASAQFVKNRNAVQHAELFPEASKAIVHDHYVDDYLSSFGSAEEATKVANDVRYIHGQGGFKLHNWRSNSSTVLEQLGEVPDETEKQRNLIDGSTTERVLGMLWSPSSDELSFSTQMSDEVQTLIRMVTRPTKRQILRCVMTLFDPLGLLSPFIIHGKVLIQDLWREGTDWDEQVGDLVYAKWQRWIEMINHIAEIRIPRCYFPNATRRTYLRAEMHVFVDASEVAYSCAIYLRTFNEHGKPQCSLVAAKSKVAPLKPWSIPRLELQACVLGVRWSKFVKENLDVPVSKTVFWTDSRTALSWINADPRNYRQFVSCRVGEILEHTSVSDWRWVPSKSNPADEATKWGSGPYFNHDSKWFQGPHFLNLLEADWTCRKEPVMVTVEEMRVSTLHHSSFEPTIDFDRFSSWNRLQRATAYVLRFLHNVSKKQPRYSGQLQQSELKAAEEVIFKLVQREQYPDEVAALSNKAPNETGQEVIGKNSCIYQMMPKLDEKGLLREQGRIAAVKNVAYNVRHPVILPRRHRVTELLVHRFHRNFRHGNAETVVNEVRQLYAIPRLRLVVKKVGRECPSCKIRRTRPMIPPMAPLPSARLAHHERAFTYTGVDYFGPLLVKLGRSNVKRWVALFTCLTIRAVHLEIAYTLSTESCISCVRRFVGRRGPPAEFFSDNGTNFQGADRVLQHQISQGLSATFTSANTKWNFIPPGAPHMGGAWERLVQSVKAAMKEAYSEGKLDDEGLQTLVVEAESVVNSRPLTYLPLESEETEALTPNHFLLLSSNGMKQMNDEDEGPRQISESVRCRILGDSWEHIQHQLDVFWGRWLVEYLPVIRRQPKWFSETPSLKPGDLVMVAEPTRRSGWERGRIVCLKQHADGRHRRAVVKIGDKICVRPVSRLALLDVKRSGAPADSGLHPGETVNAETVELATLPGKGNASASKQSSNS, encoded by the coding sequence ATGGCCGAACAGACGCCAATTGGAGATACAACGGAGTTGGAACAAGAGGAATCCAATTGTGTGGCCTGCCAACGTCCGGATAGTGCGGACAATATGGTCCAGTGTGACCAATGCGACGGATGGCGGCACTATACATGCGCCGGGGTGGATGCGAGTGTGATGAACCGGTCATGGGTGTGCGGTGATTGCACCTCCATGCAAGAGGATGCCATTTCATTGAAGAGCGGTTCCAGTCGTGCCAGTGCAGCGTCGGCGCTTTCCGTCTGTATGAGCCAGCTGGTGGAAAGGCAGCAGCTAGAACGAAAACGTGCGGAAATAGAGCTGCAACGCCGCCATCTTGATGAGCAACAAAAACTCATCGACAAAGTGCTGGAAGGAGAAGAAAATGGCAGCCATCGCAGTGGTGTTTCAGCGCGCAGTGGTACCATTGAAGCGGCTTCACCTACTTCAAGTAAGCGTCTTTCTACCCCACTTCCCCCCAGTGCCCCACTAGCATCATCTGTTCGTCGTTCGGTACCGGCGCCGGGTACACCCAGATCGGTAGCGCCACCGATGGTAACCATTCCCCTAGCAGTGTTGAAGCCGTCTGCGTCTCAGTTACCGCAGGGAACGAAATCTGAGGATGCATTGTTGGAACTCAGGAACCGAGTGGAGCAATGCGAAAGGCGAGCAAAACCGACACACGAACAGCTATCAGCACTACAAGCACAGTTGGAACTGTGCCGCAACCTACTTGAGGGATTTCAATCCAGTGCGGAAATGTGCGAACGAGTCGGACAACCGGAAGCAAGCAGTACAGTGACGGAGCAGCTACCAAAGCCAGCGGCAAGCCAGCCGCGCATGGAGAAGCAGACCGGCGCCATTCCCAAGGCGGGCCGAACGTTAGCAACTGTCCCGGAGGACGAACGAATTCGGTCTAAAAATGGTTCCGAAGCTGAAGCAGTAGGTGGAATCGACCCAATGAATCGTCGCTGGCCTGTGAGGGAACCGGTAAGCCATACTAGTTTGGCAGCGGTAAGTCAAACAATCGCAGCAACGGAAAGCAATCCAAGCTATATGGAACCCCCAGGTAAGCGTCAAGCCTTGAGTAATTATTCAATAAATGCAAACGAATACACTTCTCAATATTGCCCCACGACCAATATGTATGAAATTTCCCGTGAACAGTCGCGAAATTTCGCGCATCCGGGAAATAGTAAAATTCCTCCTGAAGTTCCCCGCGAGCAGCAGCAAGTTTTTCACGCGCGCCCGGGTGTAACACAAATACTAACTCTGCCCAAGAGTCAATATAAGAATAAAACCGATGAACGAATGCGTGATTCCCCCACACACCcggttgaattcaataaatttccccTGCCCCCTCGTCTGTCAGAAAATGTGTATCAAGACCAAGTGATTCCCCCTCGAGCTCCAGGAGGTCCAACGCAGCAGCAGCTAGCAGCACGGCAGTCCCTGGCTAAGGAACTTCCCCGATTCTCTGGAGACCCAGCGGATTGGCCGATCTTTATTTCAAGCTATCGATACACAACAGAAGCCTGCGGCTTTTCGGATGGTGAGAACATGCTTCGCCTGCAACGATGTTTGTCTGGTTCTGCGCTTGAAACAGTACGTAGTCGGCTGGTGTTACCAGTAGCGGTGCCCCAAGTGATCGAGACACTTCGTATGCGATTTGGACGTCCTGAGTTGCTGATCAACGCTCTGCTACGCAAGGTGCGAGACATCCCAGCACCACGGTCCGACAGATTGGAAGGTCTCATCGATTTCGGGATGGCGGTGCAAGCGTTATGCGACCACATCGAAGCGGCGAACGAACGCGCTCATTTATCGAATCCTTCACTACTACAGGAACTCGTTGCGAAGCTTCCCGCAGATCAAAGGATGATGTGGGCAGGATATAAGCGTAGTTTTCAAGTCGTCGATTTAAAAACCTTCGGCGATTACATGACGTCGGTGGTGCAGGACGCGTCGAGCGTAGTAACCTTCGAACCTGAGTCCAGAAGGAACAACCCACGCGATCGTCTAAAGAACAAAGCGTTCGTGAACACTCACGCGATGGAAGGAGCAGTCAGTTCTGTACGATCAATAAATGTGCCAACCGGCGCAGCGAAACAGTTTGACTGCGCACACTGCAGCAAAACTGGTCATCGAGTGCGCGAGTGTATTGCATTTAAAGCGTTGCACGTCGACGACCGCTGGAGAAGAGTCCGAGCTTTAGGTCTTTGTCAGAATTGTCTATTCAGCCATGGACGCAGGGCGTGTCGGATTCGTAGTAGTTGTGACATCGAGGGTTGTCAGTTCCGCCATCATCCACTGCTTCACTCTCTACGTGGGCCTCCAAAGGCTCCAGCATCGAATGCATTAGTGGCGGAGAATCACACCCACCGTCTTCTGACTTCGTCGACGCTGTTTCGGATAATTCCCGTGATCCTACATGGAAGCGACGTCTCGATTGATACCTTTGCATTCTTGGACGAGGGATCAGATCTGACACTAATGGAACATGATCTGGCTGTATCGTTGGGTCTGAAAGGTAGCCCTCAGCCTTTGTGTCTACGCTGGACGGGAAACACTTCCCGCATGGAAAAGGAATCGCAACGCATCACTTTCGAGATCGCAGGTGAAGGACAGCACAAACGGCACAAGATAGTGAACGCAAGAACGGTTCAATGTCTCAATCTGCCGAGTCAGAGTTTCCAGGTGGAAGAAGCAGCGACAAAACACGCGCACCTTAGGGGGATTCCGGTTAGCAGCTACCATAACGCAAAGCCTAAGATCCTCATAGGAATCGACAACCTACGACTTGCGCTACCACTTAAAGTAAGAGAGGGCGATGGTACCGGTCCTATAGCTGCGAGAACCAGATTGGGCTGGTGTGTCTACGGCCCGCGAGAAAGCGGTGACACCGAAGCTTATAATTTCCACGTAAGCAGATGCGATTGCGACGAAGAACTTCACGATACGGTGAAGCAGTTTTTTGCCATCGAAGAAGCAGGCGTGCGCCCGTCAAACATTCCAATGTCTAAGGAAGAACAACGAGCGCTAACTATCCTGGAAACTACAACTCGACGAGTAGAGAACCGTTTCGAAACGGGTTTGTTGTGGAAAGAAGACAATGTAGAATTCCCGAACAGCTACACGATGGCGGTACGTCGTCTAGAATGTCTCGAACGCAGAATGGATCGCGATCCGCTGCTAAAAGAGAACCTCCATCGACAGATGTGCGAATACGAGGCAAAGGGTTACGCGCACAGGGCTACGAAAGCGGAGATAGATGCAGCGGACCCAAGAAGGGTATGGTACCTCCCGGTGGGAGCGGTAATAAACCCTAAGAAACCAGGAAAGGTCCGAGTTATTTGGGATGCAGCCGCCAAAGTCGATGGAGTCTCACTTAACAGCGCTCTTCTCAAAGGTCCGGATCAACTCTCGTCACTTCCAGCCGTGCTATTCCGCTTTCGACAGTATGGGGTGGCGGTCAGCTCGGAtattcaggaaatgttccaccaaATCCGTATCCGAGAGGCAGATAAGAATTCCCAGCGCTTCTTGTGGCGCGCTTGTCCATCGGAGAAACCTACGATCTACTTGATGGATGTCGCTACCTTCGGGAGCACCTGTTCGCCAGCTTCGGCACAATTCGTCAAAAATCGGAACGCAGTACAGCACGCTGAACTGTTTCCTGAGGCATCGAAAGCGATCGTCCACGATCACTACGTTGACGATTACCTGTCGAGTTTCGGATCCGCAGAAGAGGCGACAAAGGTAGCAAACGACGTGCGATACATTCACGGCCAAGGAGGCTTCAAATTGCACAACTGGCGGTCAAATAGCAGCACGGTCCTCGAGCAATTGGGCGAAGTACCAGATGAAACTGAGAAGCAACGGAACCTGATCGACGGGTCGACAACCGAGAGAGTGCTCGGTATGCTTTGGAGCCCATCATCCGATGAACTGAGTTTCTCTACTCAAATGAGCGACGAGGTACAAACACTGATTCGCATGGTAACCCGACCGACGAAGAGGCAGATTCTACGTTGCGTCATGACGTTGTTTGATCCACTGGGGTTACTCTCGCCGTTTATCATCCACGGAAAGGTCTTGATCCAGGACCTGTGGCGCGAAGGCACGGATTGGGACGAACAAGTAGGCGATTTAGTCTATGCGAAGTGGCAGAGGTGGATCGAGATGATCAACCATATCGCAGAGATCCGAATTCCCAGATGTTACTTCCCCAACGCCACGAGAAGGACCTACCTCAGGGCTGAAATGCATGTGTTTGTCGACGCAAGCGAAGTAGCCTATTCGTGCGCTATCTACTTACGCACCTTCAACGAACACGGTAAACCACAGTGCAGCTTAGTAGCGGCAAAATCAAAGGTCGCCCCCCTGAAACCGTGGTCTATTCCCAGGCTGGAACTGCAGGCGTGTGTACTGGGCGTACGGTGGtcaaaatttgtcaaggaaaaccTCGACGTCCCGGTTTCCAAAACGGTTTTCTGGACCGATTCCAGAACGGCGCTATCCTGGATTAATGCTGACCCTCGAAACTATCGACAGTTCGTGTCCTGTAGAGTAGGTGAGATACTTGAGCATACTTCGGTAAGCGACTGGAGATGGGTGCCTTCCAAATCCAATCCAGCGGACGAAGCAACGAAATGGGGTAGTGGACCGTACTTCAACCACGACAGCAAGTGGTTCCAAGGACCGCATTTCCTGAATCTCCTGGAAGCAGATTGGACCTGTCGCAAGGAACCGGTGATGGTTACCGTGGAAGAAATGCGTGTATCGACACTACATCACAGTTCGTTTGAACCAACGATCGATTTCGACCGATTCTCTTCCTGGAACAGGTTGCAACGTGCGACCGCATACGTTCTCCGTTTTCTGCACAATGTATCGAAGAAACAGCCACGATATAGTGGACAGCTACAACAGTCGGAACTGAAGGCTGCTGAAGAAGTCATCTTCAAGTTGGTGCAACGTGAACAATACCCGGACGAAGTTGCAGCGCTGTCAAACAAAGCGCCCAATGAGACCGGTCAAGAAGTCATCGGGAAAAACAGTTGCATCTACCAAATGATGCCGAAGCTGGACGAGAAGGGTTTGCTACGTGAACAGGGTCGAATCGCGGCAGTTAAGAACGTCGCCTACAACGTGCGCCATCCCGTGATTCTACCGAGAAGGCATCGCGTCACGGAACTTCTGGTGCATCGATTCCACCGCAACTTTCGCCATGGCAATGCTGAAACGGTCGTTAACGAAGTTCGACAATTGTACGCTATCCCGAGGCTTCGATTGGTGGTCAAAAAAGTGGGCAGAGAATGCCCGTCCTGCAAAATACGGCGAACCAGACCAATGATCCCTCCAATGGCACCACTGCCATCTGCCCGCTTAGCCCATCACGAGCGAGCTTTCACCTACACAGGGGTGGATTATTTCGGACCATTGCTGGTGAAGTTGGGGCGATCCAATGTAAAGCGATGGGTCGCACTGTTCACCTGCCTAACGATTCGTGCCGTACACCTAGAAATCGCCTACACACTATCAACAGAGTCCTGTATTTCGTGCGTCCGCCGATTCGTTGGACGGCGCGGGCCACCTGCCGAGTTTTTCAGCGACAACGGAACGAATTTCCAAGGAGCCGATCGAGTACTGCAGCACCAGATAAGCCAGGGACTGTCCGCAACGTTTACCAGTGCAAACACGAAGTGGAACTTCATACCACCAGGAGCGCCACACATGGGCGGAGCGTGGGAACGCCTAGTACAGTCCGTTAAAGCTGCAATGAAAGAAGCGTATTCCGAGGGGAAGCTTGACGACGAGGGGTTGCAGACGTTGGTCGTGGAGGCTGAAAGTGTCGTAAACTCAAGGCCTCTGACGTATCTGCCATTGGAGAGCGAGGAGACCGAGGCCCTCACCCCGAACCACTTCCTGTTGTTAAGTTCGAATGGGATGAAGCAAATGAACGACGAAGATGAAGGACCGAGACAGATCAGCGAATCAGTTCGGTGTCGAATCCTGGGGGATTCCTGGGAGCACATCCAGCATCAGCTAGATGTATTCTGGGGGCGCTGGTTGGTGGAATATCTGCCGGTGATCCGCCGGCAACCGAAATGGTTCAGCGAGACACCATCATTGAAACCAGGCGACCTGGTGATGGTCGCGGAGCCGACGAGACGGAGTGGCTGGGAGCGAGGCCGAATAGTTTGCCTGAAGCAGCATGCGGACGGCAGACATCGACGAGCGGTCGTGAAGATAGGCGACAAGATCTGTGTTCGACCGGTGTCGCGGTTGGCCTTGCTCGACGTCAAGAGGAGTGGAGCTCCGGCAGACTCCGGACTACACCCGGGGGAGACTGTCAACGCAGAAACCGTCGAGCTAGCAACACTGCCTGGCAAAGGCAACGCGTCAGCGTCAAAGCAAAGCAGCAACAGTTAA